The following proteins are co-located in the Diorhabda carinulata isolate Delta chromosome 4, icDioCari1.1, whole genome shotgun sequence genome:
- the LOC130892924 gene encoding uncharacterized protein LOC130892924 has product MSPETSGNNPPSVVRRKKNIKKKVNQNGDDCFELDSTTTHCDYFPIPSSHAYYLNLPNQVPSCSSMTNGHNRQHLMSLSNHSLNCGSCLSNMNTFKNHIPDFSEDIEFSSLPVVHMGPDEAATKRRFSDPGIPNDSDSSVNSADDGILRKLKSQINSLKESNHRLSKEIMDLKIEVNILKQQSNFKHHDREYEPGILADVIREVRDAARVREDAFLAKVKHLLEEQQQRLGLNHMHYLSDKHKNNERISKLEEQLKLLTINNNRKEDKPLNGNVSNTGQVMELEREAIELRRELQDTRAKKEASEYKLIQLEKELSNLIRNGNMTISDASDDTKSASIESLSNSVITNASSVSVSHGNSRITLTGPVTDL; this is encoded by the exons atgtCTCCCGAAACAAGTGGTAATAATCCGCCAAGTGTCGTAAGACGTaagaagaatattaaaaaaaaggttaaCCAAAATGGAGATGATTGTTTCGAACTCGATTCAACTACTACTCATTGTGACTATTTTCCAATACCTTCTTCCCACGCGTACTACTTGAATTTACCAAATCAAGTTCCGAGTTGTTCTTCAATGACAAACGGTCACAATAGACAACATTTGATGTCTTTATCGAATCATTCTTTAAATTGTGGCAGTTGTCTCTCCAATatgaatactttcaaaaatcatATACCCGACTTTTCCGAAGATATAGAATTTTCGAGCTTACCCGTTGTACATATGGGACCGGATGAAGCCGCGACAAAAAGACGTTTTTCAGATCCGGGTATACCAAACGACAGTGATTCGAGTGTAAATTCTGCAGATGATGGTATTCTACGTAAATTGAAATCTCAAATTAATTCTTTAAAAGAAAGTAATCATCGATTATCAAAGGAAATTATGGATTTGAAAATAGAAGTTAATATATTGAAGCAGCAAAGTAATTTTAAACACCATGATAGGGAATACGAACCAGGAATATTGGCAGATGTTATTAGAGAAGTTAGAGATGCTGCTAGAGTAAGAGAAGATGCGTTTTTAGCTAAAGTAAAACATCTATTAGAAGAACAACAGCAACGATTAGGTTTG AACCATATGCATTATTTATctgataaacataaaaataacgaaaGGATTTCCAAACTAGAAgaacaattgaaattattaaccataaataataatag GAAAGAAGACAAACCGTTAAATGGAAACGTTTCCAACACCGGGCAAGTGATGGAATTAGAAAGAGAAGCGATTGAATTGAGACGCGAACTCCAAGATACCAGAGCAAAGAAAGAAGCTTCAGAATATAAATTGATtca GTTAGAAAAAGAACTTTCGAACCTTATACGCAATGGCAATATGACTATTTCAGATGCATCGGATGATACCAAATCTGCGTCGATAGAAAGTCTCAGCAACAGTGTAATTACAAATGCCTCGTCAGTGTCGGTATCGCACGGTAATTCTAGAATTACACTTACAGGTCCTGTAACTgatttatag